In Geminocystis sp. NIES-3708, a single window of DNA contains:
- the leuS gene encoding leucine--tRNA ligase — translation MQTPYTPSDIESKWQQQWSDIGLYDTDENPTKPKFYALSMFPYPSGKLHMGHVRNYVITDVIARFKRMQGHRVLHPMGWDAFGLPAENAAIDRGIPPAKWTFENISQMRSQLQELGLSIDWSREVATCSPEYYKWTQWLFLQFLDAGLAYQREAAVNWDPIDQTVLANEQVDADGYSWRSGAKVERKLLRQWFLKITDYAEQLLNDLQQLQGWPERVKTMQENWIGKSVGAYLEFPVVGTDEKIAVFTTRPDTVYGVTYVVLAPEHPLTQIVTTPEKKEAVEAFIQEVSNESEIDRTADDKPKKGKFTGGKAINPFTGEEIPILIANYVLYEYGTGAVMGVPAHDVRDFKFAKENDLPIKVVILPDDADNSDICLLEAYTEAGIMINSGGFNGMNSVKGKEEVIRLAENNDYGKKRIQYRLRDWLISRQRYWGCPIPVIHCEDCGTVPVPSSDLPVKLPEQVEFSGRGPSPLAKLNDWVNVSCPKCGKPAKRETDTMDTFIDSSWYFLRYTDATNQDEPFNVDRVNDWMGVDQYVGGIEHAILHLLYSRFFTKVVRDRGLVNVDEPFKRLLTQGMVQGLTYKTRQTGKYITPDQIIYKNGECRHQETNEPVATFYEKMSKSKYNGVDPQIVLSKYGADTARMFILFKAPPEKDLEWQDADVEGQFRFLNRVWLLINEFIENPNSAKDKTFDKSKLTKEEKDLRRAIHTAIKEISEDLNDDYQFNTAVSELMKLSNALRDYNIKNSPVFLEGIETLILLLAPFAPHISEELWQLLGNNESVHLQSWLTLDNDALIVDEITLVIQIMGKTRGTICVPASATKEELETFAKQSDIAKKHIGDKTIKKVIVVPNKLVNFVIS, via the coding sequence ATGCAAACTCCCTATACTCCTAGTGATATAGAGTCTAAATGGCAACAACAATGGTCAGATATTGGACTTTATGATACTGACGAAAACCCTACAAAACCTAAATTTTATGCCCTTTCTATGTTTCCTTATCCATCAGGAAAATTGCATATGGGTCATGTCCGTAACTATGTTATTACTGATGTTATTGCCCGTTTTAAAAGAATGCAAGGACATCGAGTATTACATCCAATGGGGTGGGATGCTTTCGGTTTACCTGCGGAAAATGCCGCCATTGATAGAGGTATTCCCCCAGCTAAATGGACTTTTGAAAATATTTCTCAAATGCGATCTCAACTACAAGAGTTAGGTTTATCAATCGATTGGAGTCGAGAAGTTGCTACTTGTTCACCAGAATATTATAAATGGACACAGTGGTTATTTTTACAATTTTTAGACGCAGGATTAGCTTATCAACGAGAAGCTGCGGTAAATTGGGATCCTATAGATCAAACTGTACTAGCAAATGAGCAAGTTGACGCTGACGGTTATTCATGGCGTAGCGGAGCAAAAGTTGAACGTAAATTATTAAGACAGTGGTTTTTGAAAATTACTGATTATGCCGAACAGCTATTAAATGACTTACAACAGTTACAAGGTTGGCCCGAACGAGTAAAAACTATGCAGGAAAACTGGATAGGAAAGTCTGTAGGAGCTTATTTAGAGTTTCCTGTTGTGGGAACAGATGAAAAAATAGCCGTCTTTACAACCCGTCCTGACACTGTCTATGGAGTCACTTATGTAGTACTCGCTCCTGAACATCCTTTAACCCAAATTGTCACGACACCTGAGAAAAAAGAAGCTGTAGAAGCCTTTATCCAAGAAGTCAGTAATGAAAGTGAAATCGATCGCACGGCGGATGATAAACCCAAAAAAGGTAAATTTACTGGGGGTAAAGCTATCAACCCTTTTACGGGTGAAGAAATACCTATTTTAATCGCTAACTATGTGTTGTATGAATATGGTACTGGTGCAGTCATGGGTGTACCAGCTCACGATGTGCGAGACTTTAAATTTGCTAAAGAAAACGATTTACCAATAAAAGTAGTAATTTTACCTGATGACGCTGATAATTCTGATATTTGCTTATTAGAAGCATACACTGAGGCAGGAATAATGATTAATTCTGGTGGCTTTAATGGTATGAATTCCGTAAAAGGTAAAGAAGAAGTAATCAGATTAGCAGAAAATAATGATTATGGTAAAAAACGTATTCAATATCGCCTTAGAGATTGGTTGATTTCCCGTCAACGTTACTGGGGGTGTCCGATTCCTGTCATTCACTGCGAAGATTGTGGCACAGTGCCAGTTCCTAGTTCGGATTTACCAGTTAAATTGCCTGAGCAAGTAGAATTTTCTGGGCGTGGTCCTTCACCTTTAGCTAAACTAAATGATTGGGTAAATGTGTCTTGTCCGAAATGTGGCAAACCCGCTAAACGAGAAACAGACACTATGGATACTTTCATTGACTCTTCATGGTATTTTTTGCGTTATACCGATGCCACGAACCAAGATGAGCCTTTTAACGTTGATAGAGTTAATGATTGGATGGGAGTGGATCAGTACGTAGGAGGAATAGAACACGCAATCTTACATTTACTTTATTCTCGTTTTTTCACAAAAGTAGTGCGTGATCGAGGTTTAGTCAATGTTGATGAGCCTTTCAAGCGTTTATTGACTCAAGGCATGGTGCAGGGTTTAACTTATAAAACTCGTCAAACTGGTAAGTATATTACCCCAGACCAGATCATTTATAAAAATGGCGAATGTCGGCATCAAGAAACTAATGAACCCGTTGCTACTTTTTATGAAAAGATGTCAAAATCTAAATATAACGGAGTTGATCCACAAATAGTGTTATCTAAATATGGTGCTGATACGGCAAGGATGTTTATCTTATTTAAAGCACCTCCTGAGAAAGATTTAGAGTGGCAAGACGCTGATGTAGAAGGGCAATTTCGTTTTTTAAATCGGGTTTGGTTACTAATAAATGAGTTTATTGAAAATCCTAATTCTGCTAAAGATAAAACCTTTGATAAAAGTAAGCTGACGAAGGAAGAAAAAGACTTACGCAGAGCAATTCACACCGCAATTAAAGAAATTTCAGAAGACTTAAATGATGATTATCAATTTAATACGGCAGTTTCTGAGCTGATGAAACTAAGCAACGCTTTGAGAGATTATAATATTAAAAACTCTCCTGTTTTTCTCGAAGGAATTGAAACTTTAATTTTACTTTTAGCACCCTTTGCTCCTCACATTAGCGAAGAATTATGGCAATTATTAGGTAATAATGAATCAGTGCATTTACAATCATGGTTAACGTTAGATAATGATGCTTTAATTGTCGATGAAATTACCTTAGTTATTCAAATTATGGGTAAAACTAGAGGCACAATTTGCGTACCAGCTTCCGCAACTAAAGAGGAATTAGAAACCTTTGCGAAACAATCTGATATTGCCAAAAAACATATTGGTGATAAAACGATTAAAAAAGTAATTGTCGTACCGAATAAATTGGTTAATTTCGTAATAAGTTAG
- a CDS encoding metal ABC transporter ATP-binding protein: protein MSEVINLSNICVNYGKNNVLENINLQVKELDFIGIIGPNGGGKTTLLKTLLGLITPKTGTISIMNYPVSQGRKYIGYVPQVLEFDRSFPILVEDVVKMGRLSKSKLFHRYNSEDEKIITHCLAQVGMLELRSRSISELSGGERQRVYIARALASKPHILLLDEPTANVDSKIQNSIYELLRELNEYMTILLISHDLGVVSSYVKTIACLNRTLHYHQDKLITPQMIQETYQCPIDLIAHGVPHRILPEHNHKLKK from the coding sequence ATGAGTGAAGTGATAAACTTATCAAATATTTGTGTAAATTATGGTAAAAATAATGTCTTAGAAAATATTAATTTACAGGTAAAAGAATTAGATTTTATTGGTATCATTGGACCAAATGGTGGAGGAAAAACTACTTTATTAAAAACATTATTAGGATTAATTACTCCTAAAACTGGGACAATTTCGATCATGAATTATCCTGTTTCTCAAGGTAGAAAATATATTGGTTATGTGCCTCAAGTTTTAGAATTTGATCGCAGTTTTCCTATTTTAGTAGAAGACGTGGTGAAAATGGGCAGATTATCAAAAAGTAAGCTATTTCACCGTTATAATTCCGAAGACGAAAAAATTATTACCCATTGTTTAGCACAAGTAGGAATGCTAGAATTGCGATCTCGGTCTATTAGCGAATTATCTGGAGGAGAAAGACAAAGGGTTTATATTGCCCGTGCTTTAGCTAGTAAACCTCATATATTATTATTAGATGAACCTACTGCCAATGTTGACTCAAAAATTCAGAATAGCATTTATGAACTACTAAGAGAGCTTAATGAGTACATGACTATTTTGCTTATTTCCCATGATTTAGGAGTAGTTTCTTCCTACGTTAAAACTATTGCTTGTTTAAATCGGACACTACATTATCATCAAGACAAATTAATTACTCCTCAAATGATTCAGGAAACTTATCAATGTCCCATTGATTTAATTGCTCATGGTGTGCCTCATCGCATCTTACCAGAACATAATCATAAATTAAAAAAGTAA
- a CDS encoding DUF1257 domain-containing protein has translation MSHFSTLRTKISSAEILTNSLRDLGISVKTDADVRGYNGQRLRADIVAVLEGEYDLGWSRNADGSFDLIADLWGVAKKHNQTELINSINQKYAVNKTLGDVKQRGLQNANVKLVLK, from the coding sequence ATGTCTCATTTCAGTACTTTACGCACCAAAATCTCTTCTGCGGAAATTTTAACTAATTCTTTGCGTGATCTCGGTATCAGTGTAAAAACAGATGCTGATGTTCGTGGCTATAATGGTCAACGTCTTCGTGCTGATATAGTAGCTGTTTTAGAGGGAGAATACGATCTCGGTTGGTCTCGCAATGCCGATGGTAGCTTTGATTTAATTGCTGATCTCTGGGGCGTTGCTAAAAAACATAATCAAACTGAGTTAATTAACTCCATTAATCAAAAATATGCAGTTAACAAGACTTTGGGTGATGTTAAACAACGTGGATTACAAAACGCTAATGTTAAATTAGTTCTCAAGTAA
- a CDS encoding ATP-binding protein, with amino-acid sequence MIIQSVEIKGFWGRQIASTKIDKDVTIFIGENGTGKTTFVNSISAVLNVDFYQLARLSFDEIVIRLIDINNKKAKTIRVINHSKENIPVNHYQYKISQKSYDLFIDVSILSRTTRVVNDRFLYGRMHRPYRDQYIELKKELYKIVEVSEISVYRHSYNLENENDSIQSISAVDERLKKLLNRLSSYQLKLETRLNEISNDFQKQTLLSLLYSEDFDKFDRKKIENQGSTLEEQKNKIYKAFEELGIKDRKNDIDKHIEKIKTGIEGLRVENNQSENTDDVFAIPLFYRTNRIIDLLNESEKEKNKITEARDNFFKILNNFVTKKKIIYEKKTSELSFYLIDNKDEYFPWNQLSSGEKQLLIQFLEALLQEKRNVIFIADEPELSLHVKWQEKLINAIRELNPNAQLIIATHSPDIVADYRNKVIDMEGIVH; translated from the coding sequence ATGATTATTCAAAGTGTAGAGATTAAAGGATTTTGGGGAAGACAAATAGCCTCAACAAAAATTGATAAAGATGTTACTATTTTCATTGGCGAAAATGGTACTGGAAAAACAACTTTTGTAAATAGTATTAGTGCAGTTCTTAATGTTGATTTTTATCAATTAGCAAGATTATCATTTGATGAGATTGTTATTAGGTTAATAGATATAAATAATAAAAAAGCTAAAACTATCAGAGTTATTAACCACTCAAAAGAGAACATACCAGTTAACCATTATCAATATAAAATTAGTCAAAAATCATATGATCTATTTATAGATGTAAGCATTTTGTCAAGAACAACAAGAGTTGTAAATGATAGATTTTTATATGGTAGAATGCATCGTCCTTATAGAGACCAATATATTGAGTTAAAGAAAGAATTATATAAAATAGTAGAAGTTTCTGAAATTTCTGTTTACAGACATTCATATAATTTGGAAAATGAAAATGACTCTATTCAATCAATATCTGCCGTCGATGAAAGATTGAAAAAATTACTGAATAGACTTTCATCTTATCAATTAAAACTAGAAACAAGATTGAATGAAATATCTAATGATTTTCAAAAACAAACTCTTTTATCTCTTCTTTACAGTGAAGATTTTGACAAATTTGACAGAAAAAAGATAGAAAATCAAGGCTCAACTTTAGAAGAACAAAAAAACAAAATATATAAAGCATTTGAAGAATTAGGAATTAAAGATAGAAAGAATGATATTGATAAACATATTGAAAAAATCAAGACAGGAATAGAAGGATTAAGAGTTGAGAATAATCAAAGTGAAAATACTGATGATGTATTTGCAATTCCTCTATTTTACAGAACAAACCGTATTATTGATTTATTAAATGAATCAGAAAAAGAAAAAAATAAAATAACTGAAGCTAGAGATAACTTTTTTAAAATACTTAATAATTTTGTTACAAAAAAGAAAATAATTTACGAAAAAAAAACAAGTGAGTTATCATTTTACTTAATTGATAATAAAGATGAATATTTTCCTTGGAATCAGTTATCTTCTGGAGAAAAACAATTACTAATTCAGTTTTTGGAAGCTCTACTTCAAGAAAAAAGGAATGTAATATTTATTGCTGATGAACCGGAACTATCTCTTCATGTTAAATGGCAAGAAAAACTTATAAATGCGATTAGAGAATTAAACCCTAATGCTCAATTAATTATTGCCACTCATTCACCTGATATTGTAGCAGATTACAGAAATAAAGTTATTGATATGGAGGGTATAGTACATTAA
- a CDS encoding AAA family ATPase gives MKEELNILIKAQYPLIYLVTSEEERAEEAIATIVNELQNQGSRRVFVWTVTRGIVEHSQQNSVSVQHNTVSPEAAIEWVVRQKEAGIYIFKDLHPYLESPPVTRWLRDAIASFKGTDKIIVLMSPYQQTPLELEKDLVVLDFPLPQAHDLDLVLERALRKSRGKELLPEVKEKLRRAALGLTIDEAEKVYRKAQIKAGQLTENEVEIVLSEKKQLIRRNGILDYIEEDETINAVGGLEELKHWLTQRSEAFTEKARAYGLPQPKGMLILGVPGCGKSLIAKTTAKLWGLPLLRLDMGRVYDGSTVGKSEANLRSALKTAESISPAILFIDELDKAFAGGAGSGDSDGGTSSRIFGSFLTWMQEKNSPVFVMATANRIEKLPSEFLRKGRFDEIFFVDLPSHQEREAIFSIHLGKRRSDIGRFDLEQLAKVSEGFSGAEIEQAIVAAMYEAFAQAREFTQLDIIAAVKSTLPLSRTMTEQVTALRDWANKRARPASASVVEYQRGSF, from the coding sequence ATGAAAGAAGAGTTAAACATTCTTATCAAAGCTCAATATCCCCTGATTTATTTAGTAACTTCGGAAGAAGAACGTGCAGAGGAAGCCATTGCTACCATAGTGAATGAATTACAAAATCAGGGATCTCGTCGAGTATTTGTGTGGACAGTAACCCGTGGAATCGTTGAACACTCTCAGCAAAATTCAGTCTCTGTACAACATAATACTGTTTCTCCCGAAGCAGCTATAGAATGGGTTGTCAGACAAAAAGAGGCGGGGATTTACATTTTCAAAGACTTACACCCTTATTTAGAATCACCTCCCGTGACAAGATGGTTGAGAGATGCCATTGCTAGTTTTAAGGGAACTGATAAAATAATTGTCTTGATGTCACCATATCAGCAAACACCTTTAGAACTGGAAAAAGATTTAGTGGTGTTAGACTTTCCCTTACCTCAAGCCCATGATTTGGATTTAGTATTGGAAAGGGCATTAAGAAAAAGTAGAGGAAAAGAACTTCTTCCAGAAGTCAAAGAAAAGTTACGCAGAGCTGCCCTCGGTTTAACTATCGATGAAGCAGAAAAAGTCTATCGCAAAGCTCAGATTAAGGCGGGACAATTAACAGAAAATGAAGTTGAAATCGTCCTTTCTGAGAAAAAGCAACTTATTCGGCGTAATGGAATTCTTGATTATATTGAAGAAGATGAAACCATAAACGCAGTGGGCGGTTTAGAAGAACTAAAACACTGGTTAACTCAACGTTCGGAGGCTTTCACAGAAAAAGCTAGAGCTTATGGTTTACCTCAACCAAAAGGAATGCTCATTTTAGGAGTACCGGGTTGTGGAAAATCTCTGATAGCTAAAACGACAGCTAAGTTATGGGGTTTACCTTTACTAAGGTTGGATATGGGTAGAGTCTATGATGGTTCGACGGTAGGAAAATCCGAAGCCAATTTACGTAGTGCCTTAAAAACAGCAGAGTCTATTTCTCCAGCGATATTGTTTATCGATGAATTAGATAAAGCTTTTGCTGGTGGTGCAGGATCTGGTGATTCTGATGGTGGTACTTCTAGTCGTATTTTTGGTTCATTCCTGACGTGGATGCAAGAGAAAAATTCTCCAGTCTTTGTCATGGCAACAGCTAACCGCATTGAAAAATTACCCAGTGAGTTTTTGCGTAAAGGTCGTTTTGATGAGATCTTTTTTGTGGATTTGCCTAGTCATCAGGAACGAGAAGCTATTTTCAGTATTCATCTTGGCAAACGTCGTTCCGATATCGGTCGTTTTGACTTGGAACAGTTAGCTAAGGTATCAGAAGGTTTTTCTGGGGCAGAAATTGAACAAGCAATTGTGGCGGCTATGTATGAGGCTTTTGCTCAAGCACGAGAATTTACACAGTTAGACATCATTGCGGCGGTCAAATCTACACTACCTCTGTCCCGAACTATGACAGAACAGGTCACAGCACTACGAGATTGGGCGAATAAAAGAGCCCGACCTGCTTCAGCCTCCGTTGTGGAATATCAACGAGGGTCATTTTAA
- a CDS encoding TldD/PmbA family protein: MIFDLEKTLNNLKINADWVGLRQVRETTTTRVFRDGKPQSNGRNFTNGVMVEVMINGQMGYCATNRLDQANIQEAVEIAQKQAKSINNWGIFQFNTDIRPPTKGNYKSPVKDSASLLNHQELNDLLIQTCHALKVSDKIVKATAMAQISEIQHHFVSSNGANIHQEFSLAATDYEATAQEDNVVQKRTDNGMMARCYQGGKEVFNPETTLLRAKRIGEEAIELLYASECPDIITTLVLAPDQMMLQIHESIGHPLELDRILGDERNYAGSSFVKLSDFGNLAYGSSIMNITFDPTVQGELASYGFDDAGLKAEKEYLIKDGILLRGLGSLESQARANVLGVANFRSSSWNRAPIDRMANLNLESGNSSFNDIISSIDHGVYMESNKSWSIDDYRNKFQFGCEYARLIENGKLTKTLRNPNYRGVTQHFWHNLIHVGDSSTREFYGTPYCGKGEPNQSINVGHASPVCAFKDIQVFGGG, from the coding sequence ATGATATTTGATTTAGAAAAAACCTTAAATAATCTCAAAATTAATGCTGATTGGGTAGGTTTAAGACAAGTTAGGGAAACTACTACTACTAGAGTTTTTCGAGATGGGAAACCCCAAAGTAATGGCAGAAATTTTACGAATGGGGTGATGGTGGAAGTAATGATAAATGGGCAAATGGGTTACTGTGCTACCAATAGACTAGATCAAGCTAATATTCAAGAAGCCGTTGAAATTGCACAAAAACAGGCAAAAAGTATTAATAATTGGGGTATATTCCAATTTAACACTGATATTCGCCCTCCCACCAAAGGTAACTATAAATCTCCCGTAAAAGATTCAGCTAGTTTATTAAACCATCAAGAATTAAATGATTTATTAATACAAACTTGTCATGCGTTAAAAGTATCTGATAAAATCGTCAAAGCTACGGCAATGGCACAAATTAGCGAGATTCAACATCATTTTGTCAGTAGTAACGGTGCAAATATTCATCAAGAATTTTCGTTAGCTGCCACGGATTATGAAGCCACTGCCCAAGAAGATAATGTTGTGCAAAAACGCACAGACAACGGCATGATGGCTAGATGTTATCAAGGAGGAAAGGAGGTTTTTAACCCTGAAACGACTTTACTTCGGGCAAAACGTATCGGAGAGGAAGCCATAGAGTTACTTTATGCCTCTGAATGCCCTGATATTATCACTACTTTAGTTTTAGCACCTGATCAAATGATGCTACAAATCCATGAAAGTATCGGACATCCGTTAGAGTTAGATCGAATTTTGGGGGATGAACGTAATTATGCTGGTAGTAGTTTTGTCAAGTTATCAGATTTTGGTAATTTAGCCTATGGTTCGTCTATCATGAATATTACCTTTGATCCTACCGTACAAGGGGAATTAGCTAGTTATGGTTTTGATGATGCGGGTTTAAAGGCGGAAAAAGAGTATTTAATCAAAGATGGAATTTTATTGCGAGGGTTAGGTAGTTTAGAAAGTCAAGCAAGAGCAAATGTACTGGGTGTTGCCAATTTTAGATCATCTTCTTGGAATCGTGCACCGATTGATCGCATGGCTAATTTAAACTTAGAATCGGGGAATAGTAGTTTTAATGATATTATCAGTTCCATCGATCATGGAGTTTATATGGAATCTAATAAATCATGGTCAATTGATGATTATCGCAATAAATTTCAATTCGGCTGTGAATATGCACGGTTAATCGAAAATGGAAAACTCACAAAAACCCTTCGGAATCCTAATTATCGAGGAGTTACCCAACATTTTTGGCATAATCTAATTCATGTGGGAGATAGTTCAACTCGTGAATTTTATGGTACACCCTATTGCGGTAAAGGTGAGCCTAATCAATCAATAAATGTCGGTCATGCTTCGCCTGTATGTGCTTTTAAAGATATTCAAGTTTTCGGCGGAGGGTAA
- a CDS encoding metal ABC transporter solute-binding protein, Zn/Mn family: protein MILFKYKLINFLLILTILNLIGCNQTKVIENDALSPEIKIDNEKSKITEGKLNLTVSILPQKYFVEKIGGELVTVNVMVEPGMSAETYEPLPQQLSNLSKSSAYISIGVPFEQTWLEKIKSANTNIPIINSGAGIDKIPMIGHHHDHEEIDEHHHEQEGEKIEAENLDPHIWLSPKLAKIQAKNIYQELVKLDPKNQTIYKENLDKFIIEIEDLDQQITDKFANINKRKFVIYHPAWGYFAKDYNLQQIPIEFEGQEATTAELVNLVKEAKSDNITVIFAQPQFSSKTVDTLAKEIGGEVVLLDDLAENWSENLLDVADKLAQSMK, encoded by the coding sequence ATGATTCTTTTTAAATATAAATTAATTAATTTTTTATTAATTTTAACCATTTTAAATTTAATAGGATGTAACCAAACTAAAGTAATCGAAAATGATGCTCTCTCCCCTGAGATAAAAATTGATAATGAAAAATCAAAAATAACAGAAGGAAAACTTAATTTAACAGTTAGTATCTTGCCTCAAAAATATTTTGTTGAAAAAATAGGAGGAGAATTAGTAACTGTAAATGTTATGGTTGAACCTGGTATGTCCGCAGAAACTTACGAGCCTTTACCTCAACAACTCAGTAATTTAAGTAAATCATCGGCTTATATTAGTATCGGTGTTCCTTTTGAACAGACTTGGCTAGAAAAGATTAAATCGGCGAATACGAATATACCTATTATTAATTCTGGGGCAGGTATTGACAAAATACCTATGATTGGGCATCATCACGATCATGAAGAAATCGACGAACATCATCACGAGCAAGAAGGAGAAAAAATAGAAGCAGAAAATCTTGATCCTCATATTTGGTTATCTCCTAAATTAGCCAAAATTCAAGCCAAAAATATTTATCAAGAGTTAGTAAAACTAGACCCTAAAAATCAAACAATATATAAAGAAAATTTAGATAAATTTATTATTGAAATTGAAGATTTAGATCAACAAATAACTGACAAATTTGCAAATATAAATAAACGTAAATTCGTAATTTATCATCCAGCATGGGGTTACTTTGCGAAAGATTATAATTTACAACAAATACCTATAGAATTTGAAGGACAAGAAGCTACTACGGCGGAATTAGTAAACTTAGTTAAAGAAGCAAAATCAGATAATATTACTGTTATTTTTGCTCAACCCCAATTCAGTTCTAAAACTGTTGATACTTTGGCAAAAGAGATAGGAGGAGAAGTTGTTTTACTGGATGATTTAGCCGAAAATTGGTCAGAAAATCTCTTAGATGTTGCCGATAAATTAGCACAATCAATGAAATAA
- the ald gene encoding alanine dehydrogenase, producing the protein MKIGVPKEIKDQEFRVGLTPASVRVLTQQNHEVFIEENAGLGSSFSNEDYQKVGATIVNTKSAWNQELIIKVKEPLSSEYHYIHQGQILFTYLHLAADRSLTEFLLKSGITAIAYETVQLPDGRLPLLTPMSIIAGKLAVQIGARYLEKQQGGKGVLLGGIPGVAQGNVVILGGGVVGTEAAKIAVGMGAKVTILDVNIDRLAYLENLFGSRVELLYSNSQHIAQNISKADLLIGAVLITGKKAPILVSRQLVKEMSEGSVIMDVAVDQGGCIETLRTTSHSEPSYIEEGVIHLGIPNLPGAVPWTATQALNNNTLPYVLKLANQGIGALKQDSSLAQGLNIQYHRLVHPAVQQVFPDLTINN; encoded by the coding sequence ATGAAAATTGGTGTCCCTAAAGAAATTAAAGATCAAGAGTTTCGAGTTGGTTTAACTCCTGCTAGTGTTAGAGTTTTAACTCAGCAAAATCATGAGGTTTTTATCGAAGAAAATGCAGGGTTAGGCTCAAGTTTTAGTAATGAAGATTATCAAAAAGTAGGGGCAACAATTGTTAATACTAAAAGCGCATGGAATCAAGAATTAATAATTAAAGTCAAAGAGCCTCTTTCTTCAGAATATCATTATATCCATCAAGGACAAATATTATTCACTTATCTTCACTTAGCAGCTGATCGTAGTTTAACAGAATTTCTCCTTAAAAGTGGTATTACTGCAATTGCTTATGAAACAGTGCAACTACCTGATGGCAGACTACCTCTTTTAACTCCTATGAGCATCATTGCAGGAAAATTAGCAGTACAAATTGGGGCGAGATATTTAGAAAAACAACAAGGAGGCAAAGGAGTATTACTTGGAGGTATCCCCGGAGTTGCCCAAGGAAACGTCGTTATTTTGGGAGGTGGCGTTGTCGGTACAGAAGCCGCTAAAATTGCCGTAGGTATGGGTGCAAAAGTCACTATTTTAGACGTAAATATTGATAGATTAGCTTACCTAGAAAACCTTTTCGGTTCAAGAGTCGAGTTATTATATAGTAACTCTCAACATATTGCCCAAAATATATCTAAAGCAGATTTATTAATTGGTGCAGTCTTAATTACAGGAAAAAAAGCACCTATTCTCGTCTCAAGGCAATTAGTTAAAGAAATGTCTGAAGGTTCAGTAATTATGGATGTAGCGGTAGATCAAGGAGGATGTATCGAAACCTTACGCACCACTTCCCACAGTGAGCCTAGCTATATAGAAGAAGGAGTTATTCATTTAGGTATTCCCAACCTTCCAGGTGCAGTACCTTGGACGGCTACTCAAGCATTAAACAATAATACTCTGCCCTATGTATTAAAACTGGCAAATCAAGGTATTGGAGCATTAAAACAAGATTCTAGTCTTGCTCAAGGCTTAAATATACAATATCATCGATTAGTACATCCAGCCGTACAACAAGTATTTCCAGACTTAACCATCAATAACTAA
- a CDS encoding metal ABC transporter permease codes for MIEILQLEFMQNAITAGVLVSIACGIIGTFVVVNRIVFISGGIAHAAYGGIGLGYFFRFNPMIGAIAFAVFSGLAMAWVEKNTKERADTIIGTMWAIGMGIGIILIDLTKGYKANLMSYLFGSILAVPKSDLLIMAVLDVIIVGMVCLFYKELLAISFDPVFATTRNIPVNALYLMLISAIALTIVMVMQVVGLIMVIALLTIPAAVANQFVQEIKQMMVLSSILGVLFILIGLWLSYAFNLTSGATIIVVSGLAYFLSLGVKTIHN; via the coding sequence ATGATTGAGATTTTACAACTTGAATTTATGCAAAATGCCATTACTGCAGGTGTATTAGTTAGTATTGCCTGTGGTATTATCGGTACTTTTGTTGTCGTTAACCGCATTGTTTTTATTAGCGGTGGTATCGCCCATGCCGCTTATGGAGGTATCGGTTTAGGTTATTTTTTCCGTTTTAATCCTATGATAGGTGCGATCGCCTTTGCGGTATTTTCGGGGTTAGCCATGGCATGGGTAGAAAAAAATACGAAAGAAAGAGCAGATACGATTATTGGCACAATGTGGGCGATAGGTATGGGAATCGGAATTATTTTGATTGACTTAACCAAAGGATACAAAGCCAATTTGATGAGCTATCTTTTCGGTAGTATTTTAGCAGTGCCTAAAAGTGACTTATTAATTATGGCAGTTTTAGACGTGATTATCGTGGGGATGGTGTGCTTATTTTATAAGGAATTATTAGCAATTTCTTTTGATCCTGTTTTTGCTACAACTAGAAATATTCCCGTTAATGCTCTATATCTAATGTTAATCAGTGCGATCGCCTTAACTATTGTCATGGTAATGCAAGTGGTAGGCTTAATCATGGTAATTGCTTTACTAACCATTCCTGCCGCCGTTGCCAATCAATTTGTGCAGGAAATTAAACAGATGATGGTATTAAGTAGTATTTTGGGAGTGTTATTTATATTAATTGGCTTATGGCTTTCCTATGCTTTTAATTTAACTTCTGGTGCAACGATTATTGTGGTATCAGGATTAGCTTATTTTCTAAGTTTAGGTGTAAAAACTATTCATAATTAG